The Macaca fascicularis isolate 582-1 chromosome 11, T2T-MFA8v1.1 genomic sequence ATTACAAATGATTAATGAGCACTCTGAGGGACAGACAACTGCCACTTCAGAGTACGGTGtgtacattctttttctttttttttgagtctcactctgtcacccaggctgtagtacagtggcacagtctcggctcactgaaagctccacctcccgggttcaagcgattctcctgcctcagcctccctagtagctgggattacaggagcacaccaccatacctagctagtttttttgtatttttagtagagacgggatatcaccatgttggccaggctggtctcaaactcctgacctcaggtgatccgcccacctcggcctcctaaggtgctggccttacaggtgtgagccaccatgcccagcatgtATGTTAATTATTGTTGGACGAAGCTGGCTCCCAACTTAGTCAATGAGTAGACTTTGCTCCAGGTATAATCTCATCCAAAGCTAGCTGCACCAGAATTATGGGTGTTGGGATTCCTGAGTCAGCTGAATTTGAGAATCTCTGTGTAAGAGGCCTGAAAattgtctgtaaaaaaaaaatctgatgcaCAGCAGGCTTGGAAATCGCTTTTCCAACCTACTTTTGCACAAACGATGATTTCTAATTTCCCTTATGGGCAAATGGGTAACAGGTTGCATTGTATCATGTTTACCTAGCAGAGTAAACTGTTTAGGTAAGATGACATAGGGGTTAGCTTATCTTGCTTGGTGACACTAGATCGCAAAGTCATTTTACTGTAAGAAGTTTTATTGAGATGTGTACATGTACATTAGGTTTTTGACATGTAGACATTATGTTAAGGAAGAGAATTGGCATACCTATTTGTTACTTGTTTAAACTGCTCAAGTAATTACTTTTGTGCTAGCCTAATATCTTTCCCCACAAGCTTGATGTCATCGTATAATATGTTGAGATTTTTTAACAGTCTTAATTAGCCCTAGAGCAGCAGGGTTTTCAATAATGACTCTACaaatctgtttcaaaaaatagttataatcttattttagaaaatataaatatagtttatatCTTATGTActagggatttatttatttatttatttatttatttatttattgagatggagtctcgctctatcgcccaggctggagtgcagtggccggatctcagctcactacaagctctgcctcccaggtttacgccattctcctgcctcagcctcccgagtagctgggactacaggcgcccgccacctcgcccggctagttttttgtatttttttttttttttgagacggagtctcactctgtcgccgggctggagtacagtggccagatctcagctcactgcaagctccacctcccgggttcccgccattctcctgcctcagcctcccgagtagctgggactacaggcgcccaccacctcgcccggctagttttttgtatttttttagtagagatggggtttcactgtgttagccaggatggtctcgatctcctggcctcgtgatccgcccgtctcggcctcccaaagtgctgggattacaggcttgagccaccgcgccggccttgTACTAGGGATTTAAAGAGTTGCTTCTTGAGAAGGTAAATCCCAATGTAGAGGTCCATATTCATCAAAAAGACTAATATTGCTATGGAGGCAAATACTCTGGGTGAAATAAACTGAAGCGAACCTGGGTAACCTAGATAATGTTCCCTTATTAACTTGAGGTCTGAGTCCAATATTTTAATATCTCTTAACTATGGTAGTTGTAGCATAGTTGGTAGTTGTAACTggggtatatatatatgtatatatggtagTTGTAACTGGGgtagttgtaatcccagcactttgggaggccaaggccagcaggtcacttgaggataggagtttgagaccagcctggccaacatgtcgaaaacccgtctctacttaaagtacaaaaattagctgggagtggttgcaggcacctgtagtccagctactcaggaggctgaggcaggagaatcgctttcaTCTGGGAGGTAGAAtaacagtgagccgagattgtgccactgcactcctgcctaggtgacagtttgagactccctctcagaagaaagagaaaggagataaGATACAGAAGATAATTCTTTTGCAGAAGGGATATGAGTATTGaacaaaaaccctagaaaaaaaataagtttatttttgagGGTTCTGTGTAACTGGTATGCAGAATTGTATCAAAgttgcatgttttcttttctactagGTGTTCTACTACTCAACAGGAATCTTCAAGGATGCAGGTGTTGAAGAGCCCATCTATGCCACCATCGGCGCGGGTGTGGTTAATACAATCTTCACTGTAGTTTCTGTAAGttggatggtttgataattttgtGGGGGGAAAAGAATCCTTGCTACAGATGTTCAAAGATGGATTGAGTGACCCTACTATCATTTAGTTACCTTTCTGTTTAATTTTCCTTTGGGAAAAAGATACATTTAATGTTGGATGTAGTCTTCACACTTCAAGCAAATGTGGATGGATGGGAAAGGAGGAAGTATAGAAGGGACTAACTATAGTACGCTTTAAACTTGGAATTGGAGGAGAGGTGTTTGGAAAAGCTCTCAACTCTGTGATTCCACTGTTTTTAAACTAAAGAAACAATAATCAACAGAAGATGTCTGTGACCCCCAGAATGTGTGAAGATTTTTCCCCATTAGGTAGGCAATCAGTTCTGTAGTGGACACCATCTAGGTGTCCTGCGATTTAATTCTGACACGATttacctggagatagcatcagatctcACAGGTTGGTGGCACAGTTCCCAAGACTGCCCTCCACTCCTGATGCCCATCACAGGCTCCAGGTTgtttacctgtgcttctgacccaCCAGCTATAGATCGGGATTCCCACCACGCCCTCTTTGGGTTGGATTAATTGGCTAcggtggctcacagaactcagggaaaatGTTTcctagtttgattttttttgtttgtttttttttgttgttgtttttttttgttgagacggagtctcgctctgttgcccaggctggagtgcagtggtcggatctcggctcactgcaagctccgcctcccgggtttacgccattctcctgcctcagcctcccgagtagctgggactacaggtgcccgccacctcgcccggctagttttttgtatttttttagtagagacggggtttcaccgtgttagccaggatggtctcgatctcctgacctcgtgatccacccgcctcagcctcccaaagtgctgggattacaggcttgagccaccacgtccggcctccTAGTTtgattttaaaggatattttaaagcacagaaataaacaaCCAAATTGATTCACAGGGCGAGGTCTGGAGGGACCCTGAGCGTGGGAGCCTCTGTCTCTGTGGAGTTGGGGTGCACTCCTAGTGCATAGATGATTTGTTGCTGACCTTCCTGTCAGCTTCCATGGGTTCAGATATCTGGAAGCTCCCCACACCCTGCCTTTTGGGCCTTTTATGCAGACTTAATTGATTCTCCATGATTGAAGCATGGACAactgttttgaaatgtgattggacaaaaagggaaTGATCTGAACCCAGCCAGGCCTGTCTGTTTGGATTATTTTGGCCTCTCTATAGCATTTCTTCCTCTAGGGGatggggcaggaccctctctgAAATGAGGGTTTTATGACCTGCAGTCAGATTAGCGTCCTGCCAAGTGGGAGGGCAGGAGAAAGTCAGAGAAGAATTCTGTTTTCTGAGACCTGCGGCATCCCAACATTATGATAAAAGACTCTACCAAGGGCTAGGGGGATTTTGAGCCAGGACCTGTGTGAATGGAACACAATATGTACGtatataaaatcataaatcaCAGGAGGTGTATCCGTAACAAGTGTCCTGCTGTTGgtaaggcagatttcaaggagctcagacactgttttcatggaaaggAAAACTGAAGTCATGTCACATTCTTCTTCCAGCTATTTCTGGTGGAAAGGGCAGGAAGAAGGACTCTGCATATGATAGGCCTTGGAGGGATGGCTGTTTGTTCCACGCTTATGACTGTTTCTTTGTTATTAAAGGTGAGTGCTCTTTGAGTGAAGAAAAGcgagggagggggaaaggaggagaggttACAGTTGACTTCTGTGACACAAGGGGTGGGTTGTTAAGGTTGCAGTTTGTCAACAAAGTCAAAGGAGAGAAGCAGGATGCCCAGAGTTTTTAAGAAATGTGGGTCTTCAGAGAACTGGAGGTAAACGATTAGAATCCttacatttatagaacattcttatagcttataaaataaattatctagtttaattcttaaaataatatcaagGTAATCACACTTAATAGATGATGACATGGTTTCAATACAAAGTGACATACATGAGATCACATAGATGGGATTCAAAAATCCAAGCCTTGGtgggacgcggtggctcatgcctgtaatcccagcactttgggaggctgaggtgggtggatcacctgaggttgggagttcaagaacagcctgaccaacatggagaaaccccgtctctactaaaaatacaaaattagccgggagtggtgttgtgtgcctctaatgccagctactcaggaggctgaggcaggagaatcacttgaacccaggaggcagaggttgcagtgagtcaagatggcgccattgcactctggcctgggcaacaagagcgaaactccctctcaaaaaaaaaaaaaattccaagcctggctgggtgcagtggttcatgcctgtcatctgcaactttggaaggccaaggttagaggattgcttgaggccataagatcaagaccagcctaggcaacatggcaagaaactgtctctataaaaaaccaaaaatttgttttgttttggttttgtttttttgtgacagggtttcactgtgtcaacaggctgaagtgcagtggcacgatctcagctcactgcaaccttcgcctcctgggcttaagcgtttcctatgcctcagcctcccaggaagctgggattacaggcatgcaccaccatgcccagctaatttttgtactttttagtagagacagggtttcaccatgttagccaggctggtctccaactcttgacctcaaataatccacctgccttggtgtgagccacagcgcccggctaaaaaaatttttttaattagccaggtgtggtggcacatgcttcaAGTCCAAGcgatttgagaggctgaggttggaggattgcttaagcccaggagattgatGATGCAGCGAGGTATtgtagtgccactgcactccagcctgggcagcacagtaagaccctgtctctaaaaataataaaaataaatccaagcCTATTGATTCCACAGCCACTCTTTGTATTGTGCATCAGGGACAGGAGGATCTTGCCGTTAATTGCCTCTGGGAACCTAGATCCTAGGTTACACTGtctttaaattgtattttctctgttctttcctctTACAGGATAACTATAGTGGGATGAGCTTTGTCTGTATTGGCGCTATCCTGGTCTTTGTAGCCTTCTTTGAAATTGGACCAGGCCCCATTCCCTGGTTTATTGTGGCCGAACTCTTCAGCCAGGGCCCCCGCCCAGCTGCGATGGCAGTGGCCGGCTGTTCCAACTGGACCTCCAACTTCCTAGTTGGATTGCTCTTCCCCTCTGCTGCTGTAAGTAAACTCACCTTATCTTAAAACCAGCCTATGCAAGCTGACATGTTGAAGATACTCCTTAATAATAGAGTAGTCTGGGCCTgacattgtggctcacacctgtaatcctagcactttgagaggctgaggcaggtggatcacctgaggtcaggagttcgagatcagcctggccaacatggtgaaactcctgtctctactaaaaactcaaaaattagctgggcatggtggcacacgcctgtaattccagctatttgggagaccgaggaaggagaatcgcttaaacctgggaggtggaggttgcagcgtgccgagatcacgctactgcactccagcctgctcgATGGGAGCAAGACTTCATCCCTcaataaatcaacaaataaataataccatAGTCCCTCCTCATCTgcggtttcagttacctgcagtctaaaaatattaaatggaaaattccagaaataaacaattcgtaAGTTTTAAATCacggccggacgcagtggctcaagcctgtaatcccagcactttgagaggccaaggcgggtggataacttgaggtcaggagttggggaccagcctgactatcatggtgaaaccctgtttctacaataaatacaaaaattaggccttgagtcatggctcactgtaatctcagtgagcaagatcatgccattgcactccagcctgggcaacatgagagaaactgtctcaaagaaaaaaaaagccaggcattgtagcacacacctgtaggcctagctactcaggagactgaggcaagagaatcacttgaacccaggaggtagagttcattgtgagctgtgatcacgcttCTGctctctaccctgggtgacagagcgagaccccatttcaaaacaaaaaaaactgtaaaaagagatggagtcttgttgtgttgcccaggctggtctcaaactgctgggttccggtgatcctcccaccttgacttcccaaagtgctgggattacaggcttgagccgccgcacTCGGCCCAgaaacacagattttaaaaataatactcaaAAGTCCAAAAATACTCAGTAGACATTTGGAAGCATCTAACTGTATTGAAAaggaataacaaaaagaaaactacagagaaCTATAGTAAGTTAGCAACAGAATCTTAAGTGAATCACTGAAGAAACCTGTTCCATTAAATATGGAAGGGTTATAGCTTGAAGTCCACTGGAAATATGAATGTGAAGGAAATTGAGTTTGTCAATGACCAGATTTTTATATCAACCTCCttttttgtgtcctttcactAGCACTATTTAGGAGCCTACGTTTTTATTATCTTCACCGGCTTCCTCATTACCTTCTTGGCCTTTACCTTCTTCAAAGTCCCTGAGACCCGTGGCAGGACTTTTGAGGATATCACACGGGCCTTTGAAGGGCAGGCACATGGTGCAGATAGATCTGGGAAGGACGGCGTCATGGAGATGAACAGCATCCAGCCTCCTAAGGAGACCACCACCAATGTCTAAGTCATGCCCGCTTCCACCTCCCTGCCAGCATGGGAAAGCCATCTCTCCCTGAACAAGGGAGACACCTCATCAGGATGAACCCAGGATTGCTTCTGAATGCTGCTACTTGATTCCTTTCTCATCCCACGCACTCCATGAGCACCCCAAGGCTGGGGTTTGTTGGATTTTCAATGGCTTTCTAAAGATTTTATTTCCTGGACATTCTCTTCTGCTTAGGAGAGACCGAGTGAACCTACCTTCATTTCAGGAGGGATTGGCCACTTGGCATATGACAACTTTGCTAGCTTTTCCTCCCTTGGGTTCTAATATTGCCACATTAGGGGATATAGGAGAGGAAAAGTAAGGTGCAGTTCCCCCAACCTCAGATTTAACAGGAAGCAGATGCACATATGAGTGTGGAAGGCAGAGGGGGTTTATGTAAGAGCACCTTCCTCACTTCCACACAGCTCTACACGGCAAGTAAacttgagttttatttattttatcctctggtttaattacataatttttttttacattaagctccaggatacatgtgcagaatgtgcaggtttgttacataggtatatatgtgccatggtggaaatatttatttttttaagcataattttaccaaataattaaaacagaaggaaattgagATTAGAGGGAGGTGTTTAAAGAGAGGTTATAGAGTAAAAGATTTGATGCTGGAGAGGTTCAGGTGCAATAAGAAGAATTTAGGGAGAAATGTAGTTCGTTATTGGAGGGTAAATGATGTGGTGCCTGAGGGCTGTACTTTACCTCTTAACAATTTTTGTCCTTCAGATGGAAACTCTTGAagtttaatttttcataaaagtCATAGGCTTATATAATAAAGCTACTGAtttcctttagaatttttttctttaagataatAGTTTACATGTAGTAGTACTTGAAGTCTAGGATTATTAACTAATATGGGCATTGTAGTTAATGGCAGTTGATGGGTTCTAATTTTGGATGGAGTTGAGGGAAGGGAAAGTGATTTCTAGAAAGGCTGTTCCCCTCACTGGACGAAATAACTCCTTCTTGTAGTAGTCTCATGACTTTTGAAGTAATCCTGCCACCTATCTTGTGGGAGAGCCATCCAAATGAGAAACCACAAATAATTGGTTCTTGGTAGAGATTCATTGTTTCTCCACTTTGTTCTTTAGGAGATTTTAggtgttgattttctgttttattttaactcATACCTTTAAAGGAATTCCCCAAAGAATATTTATAGCAAACTTGGAATGTGTAACCTCAGCTCTGGGAGAGGATTTTTTTCTGAGCGATTATTATCTAAAGTGTGTTGTTGCTTTAGGGTCACGGCACGCTTGCGTATGTCTGTTACCATGTCACTGTGGTCCGATGCCGAGTGCCCTTAGGGGGCCTGAATCTTTCCAATAAACCACGTTTGAGAGCATGAGTCAATGTGCAGTGTAGCCACACTTGAGGATGAATGTATGTGCACTGTCACTTTGCTCTGGGTGGAAGTACATTATTGGTGacttattttctctgtgtttgttCCTACAGCCCCATTTTCATATGTTGCTCAATCTCCCTTTCCCTTCTTGGTGCTTACACATCTCAGAACCATTAGCCAAACCCTTGCCAGTGACAgtattttggttttcagttctcACTGTTCCTGTGGAGCCTTTGAATATAAACACACagctgaggccgggtgcggtggctctcgcctgtaatcccagcactttgggaggccgaggcgggcggtcAGGGATTCGAGAgcaatctggccaacatagtgaaaccctgtctctactaaaaatgcaaaaattaacggcgtggtggcgggcgcctgtaatcccagctactcgggaggctgaggcaggagaatcacgtgaacccgggacgcagaggttgcagatcgcgtcattgcaccctagcccaggccacagtgcaagactccatctcaaggaaaaaaaaaaaaaaaaagggacatagCTATGGAGTGGGGTTTAGCTTGAAAAGGTGACCTTGCAATTTCACGTCAACTTCTGGTTCCTCAAACAGTAGGTCAGCAGTAAGGTAGGGTCCCCTTTTTCACTGAGAAGATTGTGAATATTTCCATATGGATTTTCTATTACTAATGTTACTCtgattctttgttttaaaataaaaattctgaatgtACATGAAATTATGGGCTCATTACTTTTTGTCCTTCCTGTGACCACAAAATCAGCTTTAAATCCTGACTTGGCTACTCAGTGCCTGTTGTGACTTGTATGAGACCCTTATACGAGACTCTGTTCTTAGAGTCTTATACGTAAGAGAAGAGCCGTATGTGTTtattatgtagatttttttttttcttttttttttttttttttttgagacggagtctcacgctgtcgcccaggctggagtgcagtggcgcgatctcggctcactgcaagctccgcctcccgggttcccgccattctcctgcctcagcctcctgagtagctaggactacaggcgcccgccaccgcgcccagctaattttttgtatttttagtagagacggggtttcactgtggtctcgatctcctgaccttgtgatccgcccgcctcggcctcccaaagtgctgggattacaggcttgagccaccgcgcccggccttattatgtagattaaatgaaaaaactttTGTGCATTGCTTTTCATACTtgataaattatttgttttgtttcccactgataactagtttttttaaaaactgccctACCTACCTAAAAGCCTTGCCTCTTGTTATATGCATTTTTGCCTCTCttgttatgcattttttttcttttttttttttttttgggacggagctttgctcttgttacccaggatggagtgcaatggtgtgatctcagctcactggaacctccgcctcccaggttcaagcgattctcttggtttagtctcccaagtagctgagactacaggtgtagaccaccacacccagctaatttttgtacttttagtagagacggggtttcactatgttgactaggctggtcttgaacttctggcctcatgtgatctgtccgcgatctgtccgcctcagcctcccaacgttctgggattacaggcgtgagccaccatacccagtgaTACAAGTGATGTCTATCAAGTGTATCAGTCTGGGTCCTATCAGAAGATAAAAATCacactttttttgtttagttttttttttacaaggaaAGGATAATACAAAGAATATCAAgctataggctgggcgcggtgggtcatgcatgtaatcccagcactttgggaggctgaggtgggtggatcgcctgaggtcagcagctcgagaccagtctggccagtatgctgaaaccccatctcttaaaaatacgaagaaaaaatggctgggcatagtggtagtcacctgtaatcccagctgagcagaagaatcgcttgacctggggaggtggaggttgcagtgagccaagatcgtatcattgcactccagcctgtgcaataagaacaaaactcctttaaaaaaaaataaaataaaagatataagaCAAAATTCAGTTTCCTAGAGCTGAAGGAGATTATCCAAGAAAGGACATACTTGGAAGGAAGGCCACTGCCATTTCCTCAAAACTGAGGTGCACACCCTACTGGAGAATGTAGAGTTGCAGTCCAGGGGAGAGCAGAGAAGTTTGGTGATTTGCCTAGGCCAGTGCAGGTATGCAGTCCCTTTGCAAGCAGGGAACACACAGCTGGTGACCAGACATGCAGATGTGCAGAGGGAGTCGAGGCACCAGAGGGGTAGGGGGCCTGGAGTGTGGCATCCCTGTGGAAAGTGACCACCAGGCCAGGGTTTGGCTGGGGCAGGTCACCACCAAATTTCCTCTCATCTATACTGCTGACCTATGGTGCAGCCACTGGAACCAGCAAGAAAATCCCCCTTCATCCTGGAGTATCCTTCCAGCACCATCTACTGAGAAAGCGTTGTTCTTAGTACTCTAAAAAGGAAATGCTTAAAGGAATTCCATCCATTTAAAAGCAGGTATTGAGG encodes the following:
- the LOC101925927 gene encoding solute carrier family 2, facilitated glucose transporter member 3 isoform X2, with the protein product MLIVNLLAVTGGCLMGLCKVAKSVEMLILGRLVIGLFCGLCTGFVPMYIGEISPTALRGAFGTLNQLGIVIGILVAQIFGLEFILGSEELWPLLLGFTILPAILQSATLPFCPESPRFLLINRKEEENAKQILQRLWGTQDVSQDIQEMKDESTRMSQEKQVTVLELFRVSSYRQPIIISIVLQLSQQLSGINAVFYYSTGIFKDAGVEEPIYATIGAGVVNTIFTVVSLFLVERAGRRTLHMIGLGGMAVCSTLMTVSLLLKDNYSGMSFVCIGAILVFVAFFEIGPGPIPWFIVAELFSQGPRPAAMAVAGCSNWTSNFLVGLLFPSAAHYLGAYVFIIFTGFLITFLAFTFFKVPETRGRTFEDITRAFEGQAHGADRSGKDGVMEMNSIQPPKETTTNV